The following coding sequences are from one Clostridioides difficile ATCC 9689 = DSM 1296 window:
- a CDS encoding lysozyme family protein, which produces MKLKHIAIIGSLFPILFSLVLFFGVLISADSDDENSNFSSGITGMNLSAEVLKHQPMVEKYARENGISEYVNVLLAIIQVESGGTAEDVMQSSESLGLPPSSLDTESSIKQGCKYFASLLSSCKNQDIDDLNVAIQSYNYGGGYVGYVAGNGKKHTFNLAESFAREKSGGKKVTYTNPIAVAKNGGWRYGYGDMFYVELVNQYLTVPQVSGELAQKVMNEALKYQGWKYVFGGSSPTTSFDCSGLTQWCYGKAGISLPRTAQAQYDATQHLPLSQAKAGDLVFFHSTYNAGSYVTHVGIYVGNNQMYHAGDPIGYTDLSSSYWQQHLIGAGRVKQ; this is translated from the coding sequence ATGAAACTGAAACATATCGCTATCATTGGAAGTCTGTTTCCTATTCTCTTTTCTCTGGTGCTTTTCTTTGGGGTGCTGATTAGTGCGGACAGCGACGACGAAAACAGCAACTTTTCTTCTGGCATTACGGGTATGAACTTATCCGCAGAAGTTTTGAAACATCAGCCTATGGTAGAAAAATACGCCAGAGAAAACGGTATCTCCGAGTACGTCAATGTACTACTGGCTATCATTCAAGTAGAAAGTGGCGGTACGGCAGAAGATGTTATGCAGAGTTCAGAAAGTCTTGGTTTACCGCCTAGTTCCTTAGATACGGAAAGCTCAATCAAGCAGGGGTGTAAGTATTTTGCGTCCCTGCTTTCTTCCTGCAAAAATCAAGATATCGACGATTTGAATGTAGCGATACAGTCCTATAACTATGGCGGTGGCTATGTGGGCTATGTGGCAGGAAACGGAAAGAAACACACTTTTAATCTTGCAGAGAGCTTCGCCCGTGAGAAATCGGGTGGAAAGAAAGTAACCTATACCAACCCGATAGCCGTTGCGAAGAACGGAGGCTGGCGGTATGGCTATGGAGATATGTTCTATGTGGAATTAGTCAATCAGTATTTAACTGTTCCGCAGGTATCGGGAGAGCTGGCACAAAAGGTAATGAATGAAGCGTTGAAATATCAAGGGTGGAAATATGTGTTTGGTGGTTCTTCTCCAACCACTTCCTTTGACTGTTCGGGACTGACGCAATGGTGCTATGGAAAAGCTGGTATCTCCTTACCGAGAACGGCACAAGCCCAGTATGACGCTACCCAACATCTTCCACTCTCGCAGGCAAAGGCTGGCGATTTGGTATTTTTCCATTCCACCTATAACGCTGGTTCGTATGTAACCCACGTCGGTATCTATGTGGGAAATAATCAGATGTACCATGCAGGCGACCCGATAGGATATACAGACCTAAGTAGTAGTTACTGGCAACAGCACTTAATCGGTGCAGGACGAGTAAAACAATAG
- the mgtA gene encoding magnesium-translocating P-type ATPase: MNKKENRMAIRQTVEKAVIRDEQNRRIQFAATNPIKEVLKKLHTTLRGLEVDEVSVSRAKYGTNKVTHEKKKSLAKRLVGAFINPFTAILFCLALVSTITDMIFPYFSLFGSVPEDFDSLTVVIILTMVFISGTLRFVQESRSGNAAEKLLAMITTTCTVTRRNYEKKELPMDDLVVGDIVHLSAGDMIPADVRILDAKDLFVSQASLTGESEPIEKTPNVSAQKESVTDYTNIAFMGSNVISGSATAVVVCVGDHTLFGSMASAVAGEAVETSFTKGVNAVSWVLIRFMLIMVPLVFFVNGITKGDWLAAFLFGVSIAVGLTPEMLPMIVTTCLAKGAVSMSKKQTIVKNLNSIQNFGAIDILCTDKTGTLTQDKVVLEYHLNVNGEDDTRVLRHAYLNSYFQTGYKNLMDLAIIHKTEEEEAADSRLIDLSENYVKVDEIPFDFTRRRLTTVVQDNKGKTQMVTKGAVEEMLSICAFAECNGGVQPLTDDVRYRILETVDNLNDKGFRVLAIAQKSNPSPIGAFGVKDECDMVLIGYLAFLDPPKESTADAIKALKDHGVITKILTGDNDKVTRTICKQVGLEVRNMLLGSDLEQMGDAELARVAESTDVFAKLTPDQKARVVSVLRENGHTVGFMGDGINDAAAMKAADIGISVDTAVDVAKESADIILLEKDLMVLEQGIIEGRKTYANMIKYIKMTASSNFGNMFSVLAASALLPFLPMMSVHLIFLNLIYDLSCTAIPWDNVDEEFITKPRKWDASSVGSFMIWIGPTSSIFDFTTYIFMYFVFCPLFVSNGVLFNDLPAHFSGAELAMLQAQYIGMFQAGWFVESMWSQTLVIHMIRTPKLPFVQSRASAPVTLLTMTGIIVLTIIPFTVFGTMLGFVALPAAYFAYLIPCILLYMTLATSLKKAYVRHFGELL; this comes from the coding sequence ATGAACAAAAAAGAAAATCGTATGGCTATTCGTCAGACTGTAGAAAAAGCAGTCATCCGTGACGAACAGAACCGCCGCATTCAATTTGCGGCAACCAATCCTATTAAAGAAGTTTTAAAAAAACTTCATACCACACTTCGTGGCTTAGAAGTAGATGAAGTATCCGTAAGTCGTGCTAAATATGGTACCAATAAAGTCACTCATGAAAAAAAGAAATCTCTGGCAAAACGACTGGTTGGCGCATTTATCAATCCATTTACCGCCATTTTATTTTGTCTGGCTTTAGTATCCACAATTACAGATATGATTTTTCCGTATTTTTCTCTGTTTGGCAGTGTGCCAGAGGACTTTGATTCCCTGACTGTTGTAATCATTTTAACAATGGTATTCATTTCCGGTACGCTTCGTTTTGTACAGGAATCCAGAAGCGGAAATGCAGCAGAGAAATTGTTAGCCATGATTACGACCACTTGTACAGTTACTCGTAGAAACTATGAAAAAAAAGAACTTCCTATGGATGATTTGGTGGTGGGAGATATTGTGCATCTTTCTGCTGGAGATATGATTCCGGCGGATGTTCGTATTTTGGATGCGAAGGATTTGTTTGTCAGTCAGGCAAGTCTTACTGGTGAGAGTGAACCTATTGAAAAAACACCCAATGTAAGTGCTCAGAAAGAAAGCGTGACTGATTACACAAACATTGCTTTTATGGGGAGTAATGTAATTTCTGGTAGCGCAACAGCTGTTGTTGTTTGTGTTGGCGATCATACTCTGTTTGGCTCTATGGCGTCCGCAGTTGCTGGAGAAGCGGTTGAAACAAGCTTTACCAAGGGTGTCAATGCCGTTTCTTGGGTATTGATTCGTTTTATGCTCATTATGGTTCCGCTGGTGTTCTTTGTCAATGGTATCACCAAGGGCGATTGGTTGGCGGCCTTCTTATTCGGCGTTTCTATTGCTGTTGGTTTGACACCAGAAATGTTGCCGATGATTGTAACAACCTGTCTTGCGAAAGGCGCTGTTTCCATGAGCAAGAAGCAGACAATCGTTAAAAACCTCAATTCCATTCAGAACTTCGGTGCTATTGATATTCTCTGTACTGACAAGACTGGCACGCTGACCCAGGATAAGGTTGTGCTGGAATACCATCTGAATGTAAATGGCGAGGACGATACGCGAGTACTGCGTCACGCTTACCTCAATAGTTACTTCCAGACTGGCTATAAAAACCTGATGGATTTGGCAATTATCCATAAGACGGAGGAAGAGGAAGCCGCAGATTCGCGTCTCATTGACCTGTCTGAAAACTATGTGAAAGTAGATGAGATTCCTTTTGACTTCACACGTCGTCGTCTGACTACAGTGGTACAGGATAATAAGGGTAAGACCCAGATGGTAACAAAAGGTGCTGTGGAAGAAATGCTCTCTATTTGTGCGTTTGCAGAGTGTAATGGAGGAGTGCAGCCTCTGACTGATGACGTTCGTTACAGAATTCTGGAGACAGTGGACAATCTTAACGATAAGGGATTCCGCGTACTAGCTATTGCACAGAAGAGTAATCCTTCCCCAATCGGCGCATTTGGTGTTAAAGATGAGTGTGATATGGTACTGATTGGATATCTGGCATTCCTTGATCCTCCAAAAGAATCTACTGCGGATGCTATTAAAGCTCTGAAAGACCATGGTGTTATAACCAAAATTTTGACAGGTGACAACGACAAAGTGACTCGAACTATCTGCAAGCAGGTGGGATTAGAGGTTCGCAATATGCTTCTCGGTTCTGATTTGGAACAAATGGGCGATGCAGAGCTTGCAAGAGTGGCAGAGTCTACAGATGTATTTGCAAAGCTAACCCCTGATCAGAAAGCCCGTGTGGTTTCTGTTCTCCGTGAAAATGGTCATACGGTCGGTTTCATGGGTGACGGTATTAATGATGCTGCAGCTATGAAAGCCGCCGATATTGGTATTTCGGTGGATACCGCCGTGGACGTGGCAAAAGAATCTGCTGACATTATTCTATTGGAAAAAGATCTGATGGTTTTGGAACAGGGTATTATTGAGGGACGAAAGACATATGCCAACATGATCAAGTACATTAAAATGACTGCTTCATCCAACTTCGGCAATATGTTCTCAGTGCTTGCTGCATCTGCTTTGCTACCTTTCTTACCAATGATGAGTGTTCATCTTATATTTCTAAACTTAATTTATGATTTATCCTGTACTGCAATTCCTTGGGATAATGTGGATGAGGAGTTTATTACCAAACCTCGTAAATGGGACGCTTCCAGTGTTGGAAGTTTTATGATCTGGATTGGACCAACCAGTTCTATCTTTGATTTTACAACCTATATTTTTATGTACTTTGTATTTTGTCCATTGTTCGTATCGAATGGTGTATTATTTAATGATTTGCCTGCTCATTTCAGCGGTGCAGAACTGGCAATGCTTCAGGCACAGTATATCGGGATGTTCCAAGCAGGGTGGTTCGTGGAATCTATGTGGAGCCAGACATTAGTCATTCACATGATTCGTACTCCAAAGCTACCTTTTGTTCAGAGTCGTGCATCAGCTCCGGTGACTTTGCTAACAATGACTGGAATTATAGTTCTGACCATTATTCCGTTTACTGTGTTTGGAACTATGCTTGGATTTGTTGCATTGCCTGCAGCATACTTTGCTTATCTGATTCCATGTATTCTGCTGTATATGACTTTGGCAACAAGTTTAAAAAAAGCCTATGTCCGTCATTTCGGAGAACTGCTTTAA
- the mgtA gene encoding magnesium-translocating P-type ATPase, protein MSKATLFDSRIKKYAYCRTSEIYRDIGSSPDGLSIEQIGSMREKYGANSFNGRKNDTTMQRLRRAFINPFHVILFVLGIVSLVTDVFVASNFARNATTAIIIFSMIVISGVIRLIQELRAKSAAAQLDRLVHESVTVRRDGKLIEIPGEELVVGDIVLFSAGDRVPADIRLTKITDLFISQAAITGESAIIEKSCRKLSYGEQDTLTQLENLAFMATTVISGKGEGIVLAVGKDTLYGGFTKPDSDDKNSFKKGADSIAWVMIRFMAILVPIVFILLGITDGKWMESFAFALSVAVGLMPEMLPMVITACLAKGSLAMSKKQTIIKDINAMQSFGSMDVLCMDKTGTLTNESILLEYYMDIFGNENAEVLDLAYLNSCYHSGVCNTIDNAILACNTMPGREAHYANLLTKFQKADEIPFDYARKFVSTLVQDSNGNSQLIMKGDIEHIFSRCNHVEYRGKLLPMGQDARQSVSSVVGEMLQDGMKVIAVARKNVGAQKKITPDDEWGMTLVGYLSFFDAPKQTAKESVTALKRLKVIPKILTGDQAAIAVSVCRRVGIYTERILTGTQLDEMTDCELKKAVEHTHVFAELTPGHKVRLVSAMQDNGHSVGFLGDGVNDIPALNEANVGISVDTAVDAAKDAADVVLLQKDLNVLEQGVMEGRKTFTNMLKYIKITASSNFGNIFSIICASAFLPFLPMTSIQILLLNLLYDTLCIVLPWDNVDEEEMLSPRDWSGKTLRQFMLSFGPISSLFDIVTFLFLYYFLCPMLCGGATYLQLTDPSLQLQYVALFQTGWFLESMWTQVLILHFLRTSKIPFFQSRASAPVISITLVGIIAFTSLTFVGGASLFGLTKLPLWYFVFLLLVVSLYMLLNSVAKYFYKKKYQELI, encoded by the coding sequence GTGTCAAAAGCAACACTATTTGATAGTCGTATCAAAAAATACGCATACTGTAGAACATCAGAAATTTATCGAGACATTGGCTCATCTCCGGATGGTTTATCCATTGAGCAAATCGGTTCAATGCGGGAGAAATACGGAGCGAACAGCTTCAATGGGCGGAAAAATGATACGACGATGCAACGGTTGAGACGGGCATTTATTAACCCGTTTCATGTGATTCTTTTTGTTCTGGGCATTGTTTCTCTTGTTACGGATGTTTTCGTAGCATCCAATTTTGCGAGAAATGCTACTACCGCCATTATCATCTTTTCCATGATCGTAATTAGTGGCGTAATTCGTCTGATTCAGGAGCTGCGAGCAAAGAGCGCTGCTGCTCAGCTTGATCGCCTAGTTCATGAAAGCGTCACAGTGAGGCGTGATGGAAAGTTAATAGAGATTCCTGGCGAAGAATTAGTGGTAGGGGATATTGTACTATTCTCTGCAGGTGATCGTGTTCCGGCGGATATCAGATTGACGAAGATTACGGATCTCTTTATCTCTCAGGCTGCGATTACTGGCGAGAGCGCCATCATTGAAAAGAGCTGCCGAAAACTCAGTTACGGAGAGCAGGATACACTGACTCAGCTTGAAAACCTCGCTTTTATGGCAACCACAGTCATCAGTGGAAAAGGGGAAGGCATTGTACTGGCAGTAGGCAAAGATACCCTGTATGGAGGATTTACCAAACCGGATTCTGATGATAAAAATTCCTTTAAAAAAGGAGCCGATTCCATCGCCTGGGTGATGATACGTTTTATGGCGATATTAGTTCCCATTGTATTTATATTACTGGGGATTACTGATGGAAAATGGATGGAATCTTTTGCTTTCGCCCTGTCAGTTGCTGTAGGTCTGATGCCGGAAATGCTTCCTATGGTTATTACAGCCTGCCTTGCCAAAGGAAGTCTTGCTATGAGCAAAAAGCAGACCATTATCAAGGATATTAATGCCATGCAGAGCTTTGGTAGCATGGATGTGCTTTGTATGGATAAAACAGGAACACTTACCAATGAAAGCATCCTGCTGGAATATTATATGGATATTTTTGGAAATGAAAATGCAGAGGTTCTTGATCTTGCTTATCTGAATAGCTGCTATCATTCTGGTGTCTGCAATACCATTGATAATGCCATTCTTGCCTGCAATACCATGCCAGGGCGGGAAGCCCATTACGCAAATCTTCTGACAAAATTCCAAAAAGCTGATGAAATTCCCTTTGACTATGCTCGTAAGTTTGTCAGTACACTTGTACAGGATAGCAATGGGAATAGTCAGCTTATTATGAAAGGTGATATTGAACATATATTCTCACGCTGCAACCATGTAGAATATCGTGGAAAACTTCTCCCCATGGGGCAGGATGCGAGACAGAGTGTATCTTCTGTAGTAGGTGAAATGTTACAGGACGGAATGAAGGTCATTGCGGTGGCACGAAAAAATGTGGGAGCGCAAAAGAAAATAACTCCTGATGACGAATGGGGCATGACTCTAGTTGGCTATCTATCCTTCTTTGATGCACCAAAGCAGACAGCAAAGGAGTCTGTAACTGCACTCAAAAGATTAAAAGTTATCCCTAAGATTCTGACAGGGGACCAGGCAGCGATTGCTGTGTCTGTTTGCCGCCGGGTGGGTATTTATACAGAGCGTATCTTAACTGGTACTCAACTGGATGAAATGACAGACTGTGAACTTAAAAAGGCTGTGGAACATACTCATGTTTTTGCAGAGCTTACTCCGGGACATAAGGTGCGTCTTGTCTCTGCTATGCAGGATAATGGTCATTCCGTGGGATTTCTTGGTGATGGAGTCAACGACATTCCGGCACTGAATGAAGCAAATGTGGGAATCTCTGTAGATACGGCAGTGGACGCAGCAAAAGATGCTGCCGATGTGGTTTTGCTGCAAAAGGACTTGAATGTTTTGGAGCAAGGTGTAATGGAGGGGCGAAAAACTTTTACCAATATGCTGAAATATATTAAAATCACCGCTAGCTCTAACTTTGGAAATATTTTTTCCATCATTTGTGCCAGTGCCTTTTTACCGTTCCTGCCTATGACTTCAATTCAGATTCTGCTTTTGAATCTGCTGTATGATACGTTGTGTATTGTGCTTCCTTGGGACAATGTAGATGAGGAAGAGATGCTGTCCCCAAGAGACTGGTCCGGCAAAACACTGAGACAGTTTATGCTGTCTTTCGGACCGATCAGTTCTCTGTTTGATATTGTCACCTTCCTATTTTTGTATTATTTCCTATGTCCGATGCTATGTGGAGGGGCAACCTATCTGCAGCTTACAGATCCTTCCCTGCAACTTCAGTATGTAGCACTGTTTCAGACTGGATGGTTTTTGGAATCTATGTGGACACAGGTTTTGATTTTACATTTTCTGCGAACTTCCAAGATTCCTTTTTTCCAGAGCAGGGCATCTGCACCGGTCATTTCTATAACTCTAGTGGGGATTATTGCTTTTACTTCCCTTACATTTGTCGGCGGTGCGTCGTTGTTTGGACTGACGAAATTACCTCTTTGGTATTTCGTATTTTTACTGCTGGTGGTATCTCTCTATATGCTGCTGAATTCAGTAGCCAAATATTTTTATAAGAAAAAATATCAAGAGTTGATTTAA
- a CDS encoding conjugal transfer protein, with product MFKKNKKQTENVKEKKVRTVKVGTHKKTVIALWVVLIASVSFGVYKNFTAIDQHTTHEKEVIELRLQDTNGIENFVKNFAKSYYTWSNSKEAIDARTQAISGYLTKELQDLNMDTIRTDIPTSSAITDVIVWSIEQSGTDTFSATYEVDQQIKEGEQTTAVKATYTVKVHVDAGGNMVIIQNPTLAPAIEKSDYEPKTPEADASVDADTINDATAFLETFFKLYPTATEKELAYYVSGNVLESIGRDYLYSELVNPIFTVDGDNVKVKVAVKFIDNQTKATQVSQFELVLHKESNWKIIG from the coding sequence ATGTTTAAGAAGAATAAGAAACAGACAGAAAATGTCAAAGAAAAAAAGGTACGTACTGTCAAGGTAGGCACACATAAGAAAACCGTGATTGCATTGTGGGTGGTGCTTATTGCAAGCGTGAGCTTTGGAGTATATAAGAATTTTACCGCTATTGACCAGCACACGACCCATGAAAAAGAAGTGATTGAGCTTCGCTTGCAGGACACCAACGGGATAGAAAATTTCGTGAAGAATTTTGCAAAGTCCTATTACACATGGAGTAACAGCAAAGAAGCGATTGACGCAAGGACGCAGGCAATCAGCGGTTATCTGACAAAGGAATTGCAGGACTTGAATATGGATACCATTAGAACGGATATACCGACCAGCTCTGCCATTACAGATGTGATTGTATGGAGCATTGAACAGTCTGGAACGGACACTTTTTCCGCTACCTACGAAGTAGATCAGCAGATAAAAGAGGGGGAACAGACAACAGCGGTTAAGGCAACCTATACCGTAAAAGTTCATGTGGACGCTGGCGGGAATATGGTAATTATTCAGAACCCTACCCTTGCACCAGCAATCGAGAAATCAGACTATGAACCAAAGACACCAGAAGCAGACGCAAGTGTAGACGCGGATACCATAAATGACGCTACTGCATTTCTGGAAACTTTCTTTAAGCTATACCCAACAGCCACAGAAAAGGAGCTTGCTTACTATGTGTCTGGAAATGTGCTTGAGTCTATCGGCAGGGACTACCTCTATTCTGAATTGGTAAACCCTATCTTTACGGTTGATGGGGACAATGTGAAAGTCAAGGTTGCCGTGAAATTCATTGATAATCAGACAAAGGCAACACAGGTATCGCAGTTTGAATTAGTGCTACATAAGGAGAGCAATTGGAAGATTATAGGATAA
- a CDS encoding winged helix-turn-helix domain-containing protein: protein MKKNISYIPMDSALEIWLLEKLLRDPPDSDCAKDLLSGIQEMIRGEVSSLLLGASEESDWPVGTLSDRILAGDLEIYPRGRKVLIKGSEVNLTPKEFDILYFLVQNKGEVFTKEQIYRAVWEEDYILDNSNIMAFIRKLRKKIEPAPDCPTYILTIWGIGYKFNDQI from the coding sequence ATGAAAAAGAATATTAGTTATATTCCGATGGATTCGGCTCTTGAAATCTGGCTATTAGAAAAACTACTAAGAGATCCACCGGACAGTGATTGTGCGAAGGATTTACTTTCTGGTATTCAGGAGATGATTCGTGGAGAGGTATCTTCGTTATTGTTAGGAGCATCAGAAGAAAGCGATTGGCCAGTGGGTACTCTGTCAGATAGAATCCTGGCAGGGGATCTGGAAATTTATCCAAGAGGCAGAAAAGTACTGATAAAAGGTTCTGAAGTCAACCTGACTCCAAAGGAATTTGATATTTTGTACTTTCTTGTCCAGAACAAAGGTGAAGTTTTTACAAAGGAACAGATTTATCGTGCCGTATGGGAGGAAGATTATATTCTGGATAACAGCAACATTATGGCTTTTATCCGGAAGTTGCGAAAAAAGATTGAACCTGCTCCGGATTGTCCCACATATATTTTGACCATCTGGGGTATTGGATACAAATTTAATGATCAGATATGA
- a CDS encoding MgtC/SapB family protein codes for MFYTDFILRIALSLTLGFLIGLERQLTGHPAGIRINVLICMGTSFFTLFPMLYGSDQVFRVGSSIISGVGFLCSGVIFKDRGTVRGMNTAATLWCTAAIGILASTGMYAMAITAATILIGSNLILRPFARKFHPITSSDESEKQYRISVTCQEKAEQDIRLLLINSNSCKTLFLNNLESGDVVGDKVEIVAEYCSVGKSKNNILEGIVGQVLVIPEVISAGWEVL; via the coding sequence ATGTTTTACACAGATTTTATTTTGAGAATTGCCCTCTCCTTAACACTTGGATTTCTTATTGGATTAGAACGGCAATTGACTGGTCATCCTGCAGGTATTCGTATCAATGTGTTAATCTGCATGGGTACAAGTTTCTTTACCTTGTTTCCTATGCTCTACGGTTCGGATCAGGTATTCCGTGTCGGAAGCAGTATTATATCCGGTGTTGGTTTTTTATGCAGTGGTGTTATTTTCAAGGACAGAGGGACAGTACGTGGAATGAATACCGCTGCCACCTTATGGTGTACTGCAGCGATTGGAATTCTTGCAAGTACGGGAATGTATGCAATGGCGATCACCGCCGCTACTATTTTAATTGGTTCCAACCTGATTCTACGTCCCTTTGCAAGAAAGTTTCACCCAATTACTTCCAGTGATGAATCTGAAAAGCAGTATCGTATTTCGGTTACATGTCAGGAAAAGGCAGAGCAGGATATACGCTTATTGCTGATTAACAGCAATTCCTGTAAGACGCTCTTTTTGAACAATCTGGAAAGCGGTGATGTGGTTGGTGACAAGGTTGAGATTGTCGCAGAATACTGTTCTGTCGGAAAATCCAAAAACAATATTTTAGAAGGAATCGTTGGGCAGGTATTGGTAATTCCGGAAGTGATTAGTGCTGGTTGGGAGGTGTTGTGA
- a CDS encoding DUF3784 domain-containing protein, which yields MDFTCIFFGILFTLAGFWLAFGKGYRHLSLWKNMPQEEKDKINIVPLCRNVGEMIALNGIIFLMKGFLPGFSNHWFVFAIIAWLIVAGFDVWYIEKSVRYRNQ from the coding sequence ATGGATTTTACATGTATCTTTTTTGGAATTTTATTTACTCTTGCAGGCTTTTGGTTGGCCTTTGGAAAAGGATATCGTCATCTTTCCCTGTGGAAAAATATGCCGCAGGAGGAGAAAGATAAAATTAATATTGTCCCGCTTTGTCGTAATGTTGGAGAAATGATTGCGTTAAATGGGATTATATTCTTAATGAAAGGATTTTTGCCGGGATTTTCAAACCACTGGTTTGTATTTGCAATAATCGCATGGCTGATTGTTGCCGGCTTTGATGTCTGGTATATCGAAAAAAGTGTCCGCTATCGCAACCAATAA
- a CDS encoding flavodoxin family protein, producing MVKVKIKKKFVSTHMCQGEMPIYVRERYEKMLAVSIRAPNLEGMVENFDKDLSRPNETDLIELKNAISK from the coding sequence ATGGTCAAGGTGAAAATCAAGAAGAAGTTTGTCAGCACTCATATGTGTCAAGGGGAAATGCCTATTTATGTGCGAGAGCGCTATGAGAAAATGCTTGCCGTATCCATCCGTGCTCCAAATTTAGAAGGAATGGTTGAAAACTTTGATAAGGATTTATCTCGCCCTAACGAGACGGATTTGATCGAGCTGAAAAATGCCATATCAAAGTAA